Genomic DNA from Deinococcus aetherius:
CCTCCAGGCGTACCTAGAGGCGCGCGAACTGGGCCGGCCCGAGACCCCTCAGCGCCGCCGCACGGCCCTGGCCCTGGACGTGCAGTACCGCGCCACTCACGGTGCGTACGACCGCCAGCGTTTTGCCCGGCTGATTCCCCGTTACTCGCTCTTCGCCGTCCTGCTCGCCCACCTCGGTGCCCTGGTTGAGCTGAACCTGCCGGATGACGAGACGTACGCGCTGCCCATCACGGCCAGCGGGATGGAGGGCATCACCCAGCAACTCGCCGACCTGATGGCGCTCACCGAGCAGACCCTGATGAAGTACGCCGGGGTGTCCGAGCCGGAAGCGGTGACGCACCTGACCCGGCACTACGCCTTCAACGGCGAAATCTGGGTGGAACCGGGGCTGTACTACTCCGGGCACGCCTTCCTGCGCGCCGAGCAGGCCCGCGCGCAGGCTGAGCACTTCGGCGGCCACCGGCGGGCGGCGCTGCTGAGGCAGGCAGACCTGTTCATCAGCCGGGTGCGTCGCGCGAACCTCAGCGAACTGAACCTCAGCCCCCGTGATGCCGTGATTCCCGTGGCCGTGTTGGAAGAGTGGGTCAACGCTTACCTCGGCAGTGCGTCCGACCAGAAGCCGCTGATCAGCGTGCGCCGGGAGAACGGGGCGGTGCGTTTCCGCCTCAAGGGAGGCGCAGGCCAAGCGGGGGTGCGGGCCCGCAGCGCCTTCGATCAGGAGAAGGCCCGGGCGCTGGAGAACTACCTCAACCACAAGACAGAGGTGGAGGCCGTTCGTGGCGCGGGGGAGATGTCGCGCGAGCAGTACCAGGCCGAGCGCGCGACGGCTATCGACGCGGCCCAGGCCTATGAGGATCAGACTCAGGCGCATTTCGGCAACTGGCTGATGCAGAGTGCGCACGTGGGCGTCGTCGAGGAGGCCTACACCTATGCCCGCGGCGCGATCCTGCGGCCGGAGGGCACCGCGCGGCCCCTCCATCTGCCCGACTGGCGTGGCCCCGAGCACCACCCCTACCAGGTGATGGACATCCGCGCGATGGCCGCCACAACGGGCATGGTCAACAACTACGACGTGGGGCTCGGCAAGACGTTCAGCCTTCTCGGCCTGATCGCGTACCTGAAGACCTGCGGCCGTGCCTCGCGTCCCATCATCGTCGTACCCGCCGGGCTGGTCAGCAACTGGGCGACCAATGCGGCTCTCGCGCTGCCCGGCTGGAACATCGTCACGGTCGGGATGAGCGTGCGGCGCGACCGGCAGGGGAACAAGGTCTACAAGACCAAACGCGACGGCACGCCCATGCTCGACAAGGGCGGCAAACGCATCGAGGCCTGGAAGGAGGACTCCCCGGTGGTCAAGCGCGAGAAGATCGCATCCCTCAGCGCCGGGCAGGTGGACCTGGTCATCATGAGTCGCGAGTCCTTCACCGGGATCGGGATGCTGCGTGAGACCCGCCAGCGGCTGATCCTGGAGGATCCACAGTATCAGCGGAACCTGGAGACCCAGGACGGTTACGAGGGCCTGCCTAAGCGCGGCAAGCACCAGGAACTTGTGCGCAAGCTCGGCGTCTTCGGGGCGATGCTCGCCCGCACGAAGATCGCGCAGGAGGGTGAACTCTCCTTTGAGCTGCTGGGCTGCGACTTCACCGGATTCGACGAGGCCCACGGCCTGAAGAATCTCTTCGCCCCGCCGACCACCTTCGGCGAGACCCCCCGCTTTCTCGGCGGGGGAGGGGAGAGCCAGCGGGCGCTCGACGCGCTGCACAAGGGCCGCTTCGTCCGGGAGCGGGGCGGCAGCACCTTCGCCTTCACCGCGTCGTGGATCAAGAACAGCCCGTTGGAGGTCTACTCCATGCTCAGCATGGTCACGGACGCCCTGCCGGGCTACGGCCTTCCAACTGGCGAGGCCCTGATGGAGCAGTACCTGCGTATCGAGCCGGACATCGTGACCGGGATGGACGGCAGCGTGGAGGTGAAGCCGTGCGTGAAGGGCTTCCGCCGTCTGCGGGAACTTAAAGGCATCATCAGCGGGCACGTCATCACCCGCTCCTACGGGGACCCGCTGGTTGTCACCCGGGACGGCCAGCCCCTGAAGGTCCCATCGGCGGTGGCGGAAGAAGTGATGATCGACATGAGCGAGGAGCAGGCTGTGCTCTACCGGTCGCTGCGTGAACGTGCCCGCACCGCCGACGCCCGGGCCAAGGGGCCGAACCACCCCTTCGCGATCCTCTGGGAGATGCGCAAGCTTACCGTGGACCCGGTGCTCAAGGGAGTTGGGGGCCGCAACCCGCGCTTCGAGAAGATCACCGAGCTCGCCCTGGAGAACCGCGCTTCGGGCGGCAAGGGCATCGTGTTCCTCAGCATCGGTGAGAAGGAGGGGTCCTTCGCCCGGCTCAAGGCGCTGCTGGTGGAGGCCGGGTACCCGGAGCACGAGATCGCCATCGTTTCCAGCGACACGCACAAGAGCAGCGTGGCCCGCCAGGACTTGGAGGACGACTACAACTTCGGGGACCTCTCCCTGATCCTGGGGACGGATGTGCTGGGGCAGGGGTTCAACCTCCAGCACGGCACGACGCTCATTGTGAACGCCGACATTCCGTGGAACTACGAGGAGATCCGTCAGCGCGTCGGACGCGGGGCGAGGCAAGGCAACCCGGCGGAACGGGTGCGCAACGTGTACCTGCTGATGCGAGGGTCCTTCGACGCCATCACCTATACGATCATGAGCGGGAAGAAGTCCTGGCTCTCCCAACTGTGGCTGGACGTGGACGAGTTGGAGAACACAGCCGCGGGCTTCAACGGGGAGGAGATGGCCCTGCTCCTGAGCGACGACCCCGAGCAGACCCGCCGGGAGATCCAGGAAAAGAAGAAGACGCTCGAAGAACTGACCGGCCGCGCGGCGCTGCGGCGCAATCTCGAAGTCCTGGCGCGGGTGCTGAGCGTGCGTGAGCGGGTCCAGACCGTCCGCGAGCGGGCCAATGCGCGCAAGAACGGCTGGACGGCCAACGACCACGCCCTGCTGACCCAGGCGCGGGAGGCGTATGGGCGGGTCAAGCGTGAACTCGACCTGCTGGGGGACTTCAGCTTCGCCCGGCTGCTCGACTACGCGGGCGAGCTGCACTGGATCGGGGTCCTGCCCGTCCACGTCGGTCTGACCTTCGTGCACGAGGGCGGGCGGGTCGAGGTGACGCAGGTGAGTGCCGGAGCGGTGACGGTGGTCAGGGAGACGGGGGAGAGCACCGTGCTGAACTTCCGGCAGGTGACGGGCGCGACCGGGTATGAGGGGAGCACCCACCCCGGGCACTACCGCGAGTCGCTCAGCCTGGGAGCACGCCCCACGATCAGCCTGCCGAAGAACGCCGCCGTTCATGCCCTGGACGCCCGACGGGTGAACCCGGTGCCGCAGAATCCCGAGGGGGTGATCAGCGTGAGCGTGAGGGGGGACGAGGTGATGCTGCACGCCAGTCCCGACAAGTACGCGCTGCGCAGCCTGCTGATCACCGGGCACGTGATCATGCATTACGCGGTCAGGACGGAAGGCGAGCACCTGACCGTCACGCAGGTCGCGGTGCTGAGCAGTGACTCCCAGGTGGTGGAGGGCACCCAGAAGCAGCTTGCTTCCGAGCGATTCCGGGAACGCCTGCTCGCCATCGTGGCGATGGCCCTGGGGGCCGACCCGATCCGGGACCGCGCCCACGCCGCCTAAAGGAAAGGGGAGAGGCTCCCCTTCTCCCTCTCCGGGGGAACAGCGCCCCGGAGACTCGGGGACGGTGTCTACCTCTCCCCGATTTGGAGCGCCCGGCACGCCCACGAGAACGCCGTGCAGGACATGCAGGCGGACCACTCGCTGTGCGCCCGAATTGCGCAGGCGGTGCAGCCTCGCACCTCGCCCGTTCCTCGGTCCTAGCTGAGGCGTGTCTCCACCTGCGACCAGCTGCCCCGCAACACCATCGAGTTGCATGCTCCCCATCCCGCAACCGAGTTCAAGGTGGGCTGGGTCGTGCTTTGCTCTAGACGAGGCGGCAGGTCGGAACGTCATCCGAGCCACCCTCGGGTCTGGCCAGACGACTGCCCTCCTTGGAGATGTTCGAGGCCTGACCCTCTCCCGCTGGGGCGGAAGGTCTTCCCGGCGGAGGTAACCCATGCAAATAGAATTCCGCAGTGACCTCGGCGCAAAAGTTCTGGTGGACGTCCCGGATGAGCGGGCGCTGGAGGACACCCTCAGAAAATACGGCCGTCTGGGGTGGACCAGCGGCGAGGTGCCGCCCGGCGGCTATCCGTTCCCCTACGACAATTTCGCCGATTTCGACTGGAGCCTGATCGGGGCCAGGAAGTGGACCAATCCGGAGGGTGACGTCCGGATCATCCACCGGGGGCAGGCGTACAAGATCCGAGAACTGGAGGCGGTGGACTCGCGCAAGATGACGCTGCCCGCTGCGGTCAAGATCAGCCGGGGCGCGAAGAGCACGGACCCGGAGCACGTGCGCGAGAAGGCCGACGGCGAGTTCGAGTACGTCACGCTGGCGATCTTCCGGGGGGGCAAGCGGCAGGAGCGCTACGCCCTGCCTCGGTAGGGCGCACTGACCCCCGACGCTGATAAACCCAGGCCGGTAGCGCGGTCAGGGCCGTTCCCCGCGCCGCTTTCCGCGCCTCGCCGCTTTGTCCAACCCGAGTCTCCAGCATCATGATGTCATGTGCCTGTGCTGCTGGGAGGGGCAATGAAGCTGCTGATCGTCGAATCCCCGGCCAAAGCCAAGAAGATCCAGAGCCTCCTCGGTCGCGGCTGGACGGTCCGGGCTTGCCTCGGCCACGTCCGGGACCTCCCCGCCCGCAAGGAGGACCTGCCCGAGAAGCACTGTGCCCTTCCCTGGGCACGGCTCGGTGTGAACGTCGAGGACAATTACGCGCCGCTGTACGTCATCCGCGAGGGCAAGCACAAGACCATCCAGGACCTCAAAGCCGCCGCCAAGGGGGCCGAGCAGGTCCTGCTGGCCTCCGACCCGGACCGGGAAGGGGAGAGCATCGCCTGGCACCTCGCCGTCCTCCTCGGCCTGGGTAAAGAGGCTCAGCGTGTGACCTACCAGGAGATCACCCAATCTGCCCTGCGGCAGGCCGTCGCCCACCCTCGCCCCATCGACTATCACCTGGTCGGGGCGCAGGAGACTCGGCGGGTGCTCGATCGCCTGGCCGGGTACGGGGTCAGCCCCCTGCTGTGGTCGGCGGTGGGCGGGAACCAGTCAGCGGGGCGGGTGCAGTCCGCGGCGCTGATGCTCCTGTCGCAGCGGGAACAAAGCCGTTTGGCCTTCGTGCCTGCGAGCTACTGGCGGGTGACGGTGGGGGTGGACAGCTGCCCGCCCTTTCGCGCGACCGTGGTGGCCCTGCGGGACGTGCCCCTGGCGACGGCTGCCAGCTTTACTCCACAAGGCGAACTGAAGCCGGACGTGCAGGTCGTGCAACTAGACGCTGGGAAGGCTGAGCAACTTAAAGCGTACCTGGAACGGCAGTGGGGCGTGGTGCAGGCCGTGGAGGTGACGCCGGTCACCCGTAAGCCCCCGGCTCCGTTCACCACGTCCACCCTGCAACAAGCGGCGAACGCGCGCTTGAAACTGGGTGCGGCGACGGTCACGAAACTCGCGCAAGCCCTGTACGAGAACGGCTTCATCACCTACATCCGCACGGACAGTCCGAGCCTGAGTGAGGAAGCCCAGACCCTGGCGCGAGAGGCCATCCAGGGCCGCTTTGGGCCGACTGCTCTCCCAGAAAAGGCCCGGCAGTACGCTACGCGGAGCGCGAACGCCCAGGAGGCGCACGAAGCCATCCGACCGGCGGGGAAGTTCCTCATCCCGGAGGACGCTGGCCTCAGTGGGGACGAACTCGCCCTGTACCGGTTGATCTACGACCGCACGCTGGCCTCGCAGATGCGGGACGCCACTGGTGAGAAGACCAGCATCACGCTGAAAGCTGGGCAGGTGACGTTGCACGCCAGCGGCACCCGCCTGATCGAGAAGGGCTTCACGGTCCTGTACGACGATCAGGAGGCGGACGAGGACGAGCAGGCCCTGCCCCGGGTGCAGGTGGGGGAGAGCTTCGCCCTGAGGGACGCACGGGCGGAGGAGAAACGCTCCAGCGCCCCGGCCCGGTACACCGAGGGGAAGTTCGTGCAGCTCATGGAGCGAGCCGGGATTGGGCGGCCCAGCACCTACGGGAGCACGCTGGACACCTTGCAGAAACGCGGGTACGTGACCGTGCGCCAACGGCAACTGCACGTGACACCCCTGGGCCTGCTCATCGCGGGGTATTTGATGCGGCAGGTGCCGCAACTGGTGGACACGACCTTCACGGCGCAGATGGAGCGGGACCTCGACCGTATCGCGGAGGGGGAACTGACGCGCACACAGTACCTGGATGGGGTGTGGAAGGGGAACCTTGCTCCGGCCATCGAGCGGGCGGGACGCACGCCGCCTCGTGTTCAGGTGCCGCATCTGGACGCGGTGTTCGAGGTGAGGGCGGGGCAAGTCCAAGTGCGGGCGCAGGGGCGGAGTGTGCCGCTGCCGGAGGGTCTGCTGCCCGAGGACCTGACGGAGAAGACGTTGGCAGACGTGCTGAACGGGACGTTCAAGGGGAAACGAATAAAGCGGGAGGCCAGCACGAAAGGCAAGGCGCCGAGGAAGACCCGGCGCACTGCGGGGTCATCCGGCAAGGCGTCGGCTCGGAAGGGCGCGAGAAGCCCCTGAAGTGCAGGGCGGCGGTGGCGCTCGTGCAGGCCGGCTCGCGGCTGATCATCCGAACACAGGAGGAAGGGCGCCTGCTGGAGGGTGCCTGGGAGGCCCTCACCGAAGACCGCCGCGAGCCGCGATCCCCGGCGGTCGAGTTTCCCCTGCCTTCCAACCTGAGCCGTACCTACGCTGCAAGGCGATGAAGACCCAGGCCAACTAGGCCCAGTGTCAGGGAAGCTGCCGTGAGGCGCAACGGGCAAGTTGACCCCCTGCCTATGCTGAGCGAGTGAACGCCGCCCTCGAAGGTCTGCTCGTTGGCTTCAGTCTGATCGTCGCCATCGGCGCGCAGAATGCCTTCGTCCTGCGCGCCGGGCTCCGGCGGCAACACCCCCTCACTGTCGCCCTCGTTAGTACCCTGGGCGACGTGCTCCTCATCACCCTCGGCGCCCTCGGCCTGGGCAGCCTGATCGCCGCCAGCGACCTCCTGCGCACCCTCGCTACCTGGGGCGGCGCCGCCTTCCTCTTCTGGTTCGGCTTCCGTTCCCTGCACTCGGCTCGGCAAGGTGGGCACCTCGACCTCTCCTCCTCCAGCGTCCCCACCAGTATCCGTTCCGCCGCCCTCACCGCCCTGGGCTTTAGCCTGCTCAACCCGCACGTCTACCTCGATACCGTCGTGTTGCTGGGCACCGTCGCGTCCCGGCATGTCGGGACTGAGCGTGCCGCCTTCACCCTAGGTGCCTCACTCGCCTCCGCCGCCTGGTTCTTCGCGCTGGCCTACGGGGCCGGTCGTCTGGTGCCCCTGTTTCAACATCCCCTGGCCTGGCGGGTCCTCGACGTGCTCATCGCTGCCGTAGTCTGGACTCTGGCCGTTCGCCTCCTCCTCGGGCATTGACGGTCAGGTCGGCGTGGAGAGTCGCTCGGCCACCCGGCCTTCCAGCGGTGAGGAAAGCACGATAGACGTGGTGAGCTGCCCGAACATGGTGAAGCGGTCCGTCACCTGCTCCAGATGCGGGATATCGCGCACCGCCACCTTCAGGATGAAGCAATCGCTGCCTGTCCCCCGGTGTGCCTCCAGCACCTCCGGCGTCTTGTTCACGACCTCCGCCACCTTGACCTTCACGTCTCCGTAGGCACTGATCCGCACGAAGGCGAGCAACGGACGACCCGCCCGGCCCAGGTTGACCTGAGCCCGGTAGCCGCTGATGACCCCTGCGTCCTCCAGCTTGCGCACCCGTTCTGCCGCCGCGGGCGCCGACAAGCCGACCCGCCGCCCCAACTCGGCCATCGAGAGCCGCGCGTCCGCTTGTAACTCGTCGAGGATGTGCCACCCTACCTCATCCAGCAGCCTTTCAGCGTCGAAGGTCATGTAATGATTCTACTTTCGATGGCAAAAGGTGAGGGGCTTTTTGAGTCTCGTCTCCTGCTGTCCGGTTCCTGTCTCCTTCTTGAGAATGAAGGGCACGCCTTGTTGTAAGGCGCAAGGAGACGCATGCCCCAGAAACTGCGCGCCGGGATTCTCGCGGCGACCGGCACCATCGGCCAACGCTTCGTAGAACTGCTCGCCGACCACCCCCACTTCGAGATCACCGCGCTTGCCGCCTCCAGCAACTCCGCCGGGAAGACCTACCGTGAGGCCTGTGCCTGGCAACTCTCCAGCGATCCCCCCGCCAGCGTCGCCGGGATGGTCGTGCGTGAATGCACGCCGGACCTGGAGTGCGACGTGGTGTTCAGCGCCCTGCCGACGGACCAGGCCCGGGACCTGGAGCCGCAGTTCGCCGCCGCCGGGTACAAGGTGTTCACCAACGCCTCGGCCTACCGGATGCAGGGGGACGTGCCCCTGCTCATTCCCGAGGTTAATCCTGATCACCTGCAACTGGTGAAGCAGCAAAAGGTCTTCTCGTCCGGGGGCTTCATCGCGGCCAACCCCAATTGCTCCGCCGCGGTGGTCGTTCCCGCCCTGGCCCCACTGCACCGGACCTTCGGGGTGCGGGCGGTCATCGTCAACACCATGCAGGCGCTCTCGGGGGCAGGCTACCCGGGCGTGCCCTCGCTCGATGCCCTGGACAACGTGATTCCCTACATCCCCACCGAGGAAGAGAAGATGGCGGCCGAGGCGAAGAAGATGCTCGGCGACCTGCTGGACGGGCACCACCACGACGCGGCCTTCAAATTCAGCGCCCACTGCAACCGGGTGCCCACCCGCGACGGCCATATCGAGACGGTCTCCGTGGCCCTGGAGCGGCCCGCCTCCCTGGAGGACATCGCCCGGGTCTGGCGGGAGTGGACGCCTGAGCCACAGCAACTCGGCCTCCCCACCGCGCCGTACCCCGTCATCTCGCTGCGCACGGAACCCAACCGGCCACAGACGCGCCTCGACCGCGACGCAGGACGGGGCATGACGGTGACGGTCGGGCGGCTGCGGGCGTGCGAGGTGCTGGACTTCAAGTTCGTGGCGCTGGCCCACAATGCCGTTCGCGGCGCGGCGGGGGGCTCGGTGCTGAACGCAGAGTTGGCCCTGGCGCGTGGGTACCTGGGATGAGTTCGGCTGGGGCACAGGGGGCGCGCTCCGGCCTCGACCTGACGCTCGTGCTCGCCGCAGCCGTGACGCTGATCCTCTGGGCCTCGGCTTTCCCGGGCATCCGGGCGGGCCTGGCGGGGTACGAACCCGCACATCTCGTGGTGCTGCGCTTTCTGGTGGCCTCACTGGCCCTGCTGCTGATCGCGCCGTTCGCGCGGGTCCGCGTGCCGCAACGCCGCCACCTGCCCCACCTGCTGCTGCTCGGAGGCGTCGGCATCACCGCGTACAACCTGGCCCTGAGCTGGGGCGAGACCCACGTGACGGCGGGCGCGGCGAGCCTGCTGGTGAACACCGGCCCGATCTTCACCGCGCTGCTGGCCCTGATGTTTCTGGGCGAGCGGTTGCGCCCCTGGGGCTGGCTCGGGCTGCTGGTGAGCTTCAGCGGCGCCGGAGTCATCGCCCTGACCTCGGGCGATGGGCTTGCCCTGAATCCCTGGGCGCTTCTGGTGCTTCTGG
This window encodes:
- a CDS encoding helicase-related protein, translated to MRQTKGFALTAVTGFLALFGLNSELPYAHMSWPKFSPADKSALALNGRLLTREGYDVVSAPQPAPAPGGEPYGVEVTGGGEQARLGANEAARHEVLAPQPDLAVLRAYSGGGGLGESVDQFYTPNAVAALLWNLVTPFLKLGDEKRPVRALEPSCGNGAVLAHAPEGVLLTGVEMDPVAGRAAAHLHPHASVHVMPLEQYTTRSSDPLFDLVVANPPYGPRGETRALHEPEEVRSERYFMRQILRRVQFQTGLVSVLLPLSLLHGHRHRDWRQELLTSALPLHAVLVPTGAFKAAGAGVTTVLLILRRHDHGVREALSTLGGVQVTDTLLEFVTDPVHRELVERFVDGSSLIITEGEEGAWTHRLRQLSGSFRLSQESILRCGRFGNPLLEGEVDTRQVQRVHDQVQAAMNSAPVLFRTLIETVRERLGEDAARNAETASHGTDLHAIPEGTLSTDRRQAFRLGQWVVTDDFAAPVVAQAVQVAQALQAYLEARELGRPETPQRRRTALALDVQYRATHGAYDRQRFARLIPRYSLFAVLLAHLGALVELNLPDDETYALPITASGMEGITQQLADLMALTEQTLMKYAGVSEPEAVTHLTRHYAFNGEIWVEPGLYYSGHAFLRAEQARAQAEHFGGHRRAALLRQADLFISRVRRANLSELNLSPRDAVIPVAVLEEWVNAYLGSASDQKPLISVRRENGAVRFRLKGGAGQAGVRARSAFDQEKARALENYLNHKTEVEAVRGAGEMSREQYQAERATAIDAAQAYEDQTQAHFGNWLMQSAHVGVVEEAYTYARGAILRPEGTARPLHLPDWRGPEHHPYQVMDIRAMAATTGMVNNYDVGLGKTFSLLGLIAYLKTCGRASRPIIVVPAGLVSNWATNAALALPGWNIVTVGMSVRRDRQGNKVYKTKRDGTPMLDKGGKRIEAWKEDSPVVKREKIASLSAGQVDLVIMSRESFTGIGMLRETRQRLILEDPQYQRNLETQDGYEGLPKRGKHQELVRKLGVFGAMLARTKIAQEGELSFELLGCDFTGFDEAHGLKNLFAPPTTFGETPRFLGGGGESQRALDALHKGRFVRERGGSTFAFTASWIKNSPLEVYSMLSMVTDALPGYGLPTGEALMEQYLRIEPDIVTGMDGSVEVKPCVKGFRRLRELKGIISGHVITRSYGDPLVVTRDGQPLKVPSAVAEEVMIDMSEEQAVLYRSLRERARTADARAKGPNHPFAILWEMRKLTVDPVLKGVGGRNPRFEKITELALENRASGGKGIVFLSIGEKEGSFARLKALLVEAGYPEHEIAIVSSDTHKSSVARQDLEDDYNFGDLSLILGTDVLGQGFNLQHGTTLIVNADIPWNYEEIRQRVGRGARQGNPAERVRNVYLLMRGSFDAITYTIMSGKKSWLSQLWLDVDELENTAAGFNGEEMALLLSDDPEQTRREIQEKKKTLEELTGRAALRRNLEVLARVLSVRERVQTVRERANARKNGWTANDHALLTQAREAYGRVKRELDLLGDFSFARLLDYAGELHWIGVLPVHVGLTFVHEGGRVEVTQVSAGAVTVVRETGESTVLNFRQVTGATGYEGSTHPGHYRESLSLGARPTISLPKNAAVHALDARRVNPVPQNPEGVISVSVRGDEVMLHASPDKYALRSLLITGHVIMHYAVRTEGEHLTVTQVAVLSSDSQVVEGTQKQLASERFRERLLAIVAMALGADPIRDRAHAA
- the topA gene encoding type I DNA topoisomerase; its protein translation is MKLLIVESPAKAKKIQSLLGRGWTVRACLGHVRDLPARKEDLPEKHCALPWARLGVNVEDNYAPLYVIREGKHKTIQDLKAAAKGAEQVLLASDPDREGESIAWHLAVLLGLGKEAQRVTYQEITQSALRQAVAHPRPIDYHLVGAQETRRVLDRLAGYGVSPLLWSAVGGNQSAGRVQSAALMLLSQREQSRLAFVPASYWRVTVGVDSCPPFRATVVALRDVPLATAASFTPQGELKPDVQVVQLDAGKAEQLKAYLERQWGVVQAVEVTPVTRKPPAPFTTSTLQQAANARLKLGAATVTKLAQALYENGFITYIRTDSPSLSEEAQTLAREAIQGRFGPTALPEKARQYATRSANAQEAHEAIRPAGKFLIPEDAGLSGDELALYRLIYDRTLASQMRDATGEKTSITLKAGQVTLHASGTRLIEKGFTVLYDDQEADEDEQALPRVQVGESFALRDARAEEKRSSAPARYTEGKFVQLMERAGIGRPSTYGSTLDTLQKRGYVTVRQRQLHVTPLGLLIAGYLMRQVPQLVDTTFTAQMERDLDRIAEGELTRTQYLDGVWKGNLAPAIERAGRTPPRVQVPHLDAVFEVRAGQVQVRAQGRSVPLPEGLLPEDLTEKTLADVLNGTFKGKRIKREASTKGKAPRKTRRTAGSSGKASARKGARSP
- a CDS encoding LysE/ArgO family amino acid transporter, whose amino-acid sequence is MNAALEGLLVGFSLIVAIGAQNAFVLRAGLRRQHPLTVALVSTLGDVLLITLGALGLGSLIAASDLLRTLATWGGAAFLFWFGFRSLHSARQGGHLDLSSSSVPTSIRSAALTALGFSLLNPHVYLDTVVLLGTVASRHVGTERAAFTLGASLASAAWFFALAYGAGRLVPLFQHPLAWRVLDVLIAAVVWTLAVRLLLGH
- a CDS encoding Lrp/AsnC family transcriptional regulator; amino-acid sequence: MTFDAERLLDEVGWHILDELQADARLSMAELGRRVGLSAPAAAERVRKLEDAGVISGYRAQVNLGRAGRPLLAFVRISAYGDVKVKVAEVVNKTPEVLEAHRGTGSDCFILKVAVRDIPHLEQVTDRFTMFGQLTTSIVLSSPLEGRVAERLSTPT
- the asd gene encoding aspartate-semialdehyde dehydrogenase, with the translated sequence MPQKLRAGILAATGTIGQRFVELLADHPHFEITALAASSNSAGKTYREACAWQLSSDPPASVAGMVVRECTPDLECDVVFSALPTDQARDLEPQFAAAGYKVFTNASAYRMQGDVPLLIPEVNPDHLQLVKQQKVFSSGGFIAANPNCSAAVVVPALAPLHRTFGVRAVIVNTMQALSGAGYPGVPSLDALDNVIPYIPTEEEKMAAEAKKMLGDLLDGHHHDAAFKFSAHCNRVPTRDGHIETVSVALERPASLEDIARVWREWTPEPQQLGLPTAPYPVISLRTEPNRPQTRLDRDAGRGMTVTVGRLRACEVLDFKFVALAHNAVRGAAGGSVLNAELALARGYLG
- a CDS encoding DMT family transporter; the encoded protein is MSSAGAQGARSGLDLTLVLAAAVTLILWASAFPGIRAGLAGYEPAHLVVLRFLVASLALLLIAPFARVRVPQRRHLPHLLLLGGVGITAYNLALSWGETHVTAGAASLLVNTGPIFTALLALMFLGERLRPWGWLGLLVSFSGAGVIALTSGDGLALNPWALLVLLAAVLQASSFILQKPLFTHYRPLELTCYAIWGGTGLSLVFLPGLGGAVREAPLHATLAVVYLGLFPAALAYLAWAVVLSRLPAGRAGSLLYAVPVLAFGIAWVWLGEVPTLGAVLGGVLALGGVVLVNTLGRTR